GGGTTTGTTCTTCAGAAGGAGTTCGATATTTTTTGTAGCTTTATCATATTGTTTGGTTTCATGATATTTGGTGATCAATAGAATTGTCAGGTTCTCATCATATTTGAGGGCATTTGCTTTTTCATAATTCTCTGTCATTTTGGAGACATTTTTCATACCTTCATAAAGTTTTCCGAGATTTTTGTAAGCTTTAATCAATTTACTCTCTTTAGGTTTAGTCTTGATGAAATCTTCATAAGCATCGATCGCATCCTGATTATTTCCCAATTCCTTATTTAGGATCGCGATATTTCCCAAGACGGAAGCGTCCTGTTTCAACTCGTATGCTTTTTTGTACCAGATCAGAGCATTTTCTTTATCTTTTTTATATTTTTTAAAATTAACAGCAATTGATTTTCGAGCTTTGTAATTAGGACTTTGCTGATCAAAATTCATAAGGATTTCATTGGCTTTATCAATGTCGTTAAGGTGTTTTTTATAGATAATTGCCTGATACTTCACCAGGTCATAATTACCAGGTGAAAGTTCCAATCTTTTATCAAGGATCTTTAGGGCATTAGTGAAATCTTTACCCTGATAATAGCCATTAAAAGCAAGTTCATACCAGCGGGAAATTTTTTCCTTATCTTCAGGAATGCCATCTTTCTGCACAGCTTCTTCGAGTTTGCTGATCGCATTTTCAAAGCTTTGTGCAGCTTCTAAATATTTCCCGTCATTATAAAATTTTTCCCCTTCTACCCCAATTTCATTAGCGATTCTTTCCAATGGTTTACCTTCTGCTACCAGGATAAAACCGATCGTAAAAATTATGATTGTGAGTGTAATAAGCTTTTTCATTTTTATTCCTCCAATATTTTTATTAGTCTGCCAAATTTTATAATTTTCTTTTGATGTCAATAATTCTATCAATTTGACCAAAAAAAAATCATCCTCGCGGATGATAAAGACGATGTTCTTTAATGATAAAATTCCGATCGATATTCGTATATATCTGGGTTGTGTTGATACTGACATGACCGAGAAGTTCCTGCACGATGCGCAGATTTGCACCGGCTTCGAGCAGATGTGTTGCACAGGAATGACGAAAAGTATGGGGAGAAATATGTTTTTTAATTCCTGCTTGTAGAGATATTTTTTCAATAATTTTCCAGACACCCATTCGGCTCAACTTCCTGCCGAATCTATTGAGAAAAAATATATCGGTTTCGTTATCTTTTTTCAGTTCCGGTCTACCCTTTTTATAATAATTTTGAATGAAAAACAGGGAATTTTCAGCAACCGGAACAATCCGCTGTTTTCTGCCTTTTCCCATCACACGCACAACTTTCTCATTCCAGAAGATATCATGCAGGGAAAGTTCCAGTACTTCAGAAATCCGCAATCCGCTGGCATACATCAGTTCCAGCATGGCTTTATTACGAAGTCCAAGAGCATCGCTGGTTTCGATATTATCTAATAAATGCAGCATTTCGCGAACAGAAAGAACATCCGGTAATTTTCGGGAAATCCTGATCGCAGGAATCTCCTCGATATTCAAAGAAATAGAGACTTCTTCCTCTGCTAAAAATTTGAAAAATGCTTTCAATGAGCTTCTTTTCCGGGCAATACTTGTATTGGAAATACCAATTTCCTGCATAGAGACGAAATAATTTACAATATCATTTGAATTTATCTCTTCGACCTTTTTGCTGGAAACAATTAGCAAATTCCTTATATCATTTAAATAACTTTCAACAGTGTTGGGTGATAAACCTTTTTCGACTTTCAGATGAAAAGTAAAATTATGCAGATACGACTGGTTGTGTGGGGAGAGTTCTTTATTGTTCATCAGGTTGCTTTTTTAATAGTGTTATTGTGAGATTTCTTCTTGCTGTTTCTATCGAAGCAATCTTATATCTGTGAACTTTCCTAATCATAAGTGAAAGAATTCCTTTGTTTGATGCATCGGAAAGAGATTGCTTCATAATAATTCCCTTGAGAGAATCCAGCCAAAGGCTTGTAAACCTTGCAATGACAATTTATCAATCATCATCTTCAACGGTAGGCTTTTCTTTCAATTTTATTTCTTTGTCAGGATCGAGTCCATCGATATTATCTTTTGCTTTTCTCTTTCGAAATAGATATAAAATGATTATAAGAGGAACGACAATATACCAGAATTTTATCCCGAAGCGAAAAATAAATCCGAAGAAGCGGAAAACAACTATTAAAATGAAAATAAAGATTAAATTCCTGATGATTGGATGCATAATTATATGCCTGCTGTTTTCTCCAAAAGGTGTCTGAATTCCGGAGAAAATACAGATTGCGGATTCATTTTTAAAAAATCGGTGATGAATTTCTCCCGTTTGATTTTTTCTTTGGTTAGGGAAGCTAATTTTAATTGTGCATATTCGTTGATAACTTCACTCTCATATTTATATGAAAAGGCAGCTTTTGCTTTTTCCTGATCATTATTTTCTAATGCCCATTCTCCAATCAGGATCAGAATTTCTTCCTGTTTCGAATCCTCAAAAAGTTTAGAGAGGATTTTCAAAGCTTCATCATACTTAAAAAGTAATTTCTTTCGATATGCAGACAGAAATTCAGATTTCACATCTTCACTGAAATTTGTTATCAGGATCGTTAGTTGCAAAGCATCATTTGTCAGATAGCTTTCCGGGAGATTAATGACCAGTTCACCAAGCAGACTATCAGCTTCAGGATTATTTTCCATCGTTGCGATCAGAAATGAATAGTAAAAACCGAGTTTGTAAATATCAGAAGAAGGATCTTCGTTCTCCAAAACTTCATTTACAGCGATTTTGCTTTCCTCGAACATTTCCGACATGATCATAAAATGGATGATCTGGAAATCAATCTCTTTTTTTTCTTTCTGATTATAAGCAAATTCTTTTGCTTCTTTCATAAATTGCAGAATTATCTCTTTATCTTCGTCCTGCCTGATGGCGATGGTTGCTAATAATTCCCGGCAATAACGATTGGCTTTTGTATGAAAACGATATTTTTTTGCTTGAATTTTTTTATCATCATAAACTTGGAGAAGAATATTTTTTGCTGAAATCAAGTTGTTCTGATACATATAAATTTCAGCGATCCGAATTTTTACATCTGCGATAAAAAGAGGATCTTCCAATTTAAGAAGGAGCTTTTTGTAAGCTTTTTGAGCAGTTTCATAATCTCCAGTAGAGAAAAACCTGTCTGCAAATTCAATAAGACGCTCATTTTCCAAACGATCATATTCCATGAGGGCTTGTTCAAGATTTCCGATTTCAGCAAGACATAAAGCATAGATCTCGATCAAATGTTCATTTTCTTTTTTTTGAGCAACATAGTTCTCGATAGCTTTAATTTGAGATTTATCCTGGAAAAGGATTTTCTGCAATTTATTCAGAACATAATGGAAATAGTCGTTGTTTTTCTCGAGATGTTTGAGAAATTCTTCGACAGCTTCCGGAAACTGCTCCATGTTCTGATATGAATTTGCCATTTCGAGTGCGAATAGAAAATCATCTTTAGTAAGATCTCTTGCTTTTTGCAGGATTTTCAAAGCGTATTTATCCTGTTTAGCTTGTTGGAAGATCAGTGAGAACTTACTGTAATAATTAATATTTCCCGAATTTTTTGAAAGAAAGTCCTGCACCATTTTATAAGATTGTTTTATTTTTCCATTTCTTAAAAGTATCTGGATCTTTAAACTTAAATAATCGCTTTCAGGACAGATATTTTTATGTTTCTCCAGGATTGTTTCAGCTTCTTTCAGTTTTGCAGTTCGCAGGTAATTGATGATCAATTTCTCTAAAACACCAAATTCTTCCGGAAATTTATTTAGTAATTCGAGATAAACTTCATTTGCTTTTTCAAATTGTCTTCTTTGCGTGAGATTATCAGCTTTTTTTTCAAGGATCTTCAGTTCATCGAATTGAGAAAACAGGAGTGATGATATTGCTATTAAGATAATTACCAGAAAACTGAGTTTCATAGAATTCCTTTTTTCCATTTAAAATTCCAATCATGTTCGTGAAAGGAAACTTAATTTAAGTTTTTATTCATTCCTTTTTAAATCTGTTTCGACTTGTCGTTCCTAACGAATCGAATCGTTATAAATTTCATAATCTATTTTTCCGGAAAAGCTTCCTTTGCCCATTCGTCTCTTTTTTCATCATCTTTGATCGAAATGATCGTGAAATAAATTGCTCCTCCAATCAAAGTCAGGAAAATATAAGCTGCAACAAAAAAGATGATCAACGGTTTCAAAGAAACAAAATAGAAGCTCAGAATGATAAAAACAGCCAGAATAAATCCTAAAATGAGAATAGAATACAAATATCTGTTAAAGCGTTTAAACCCGATATCATTGATAAAAGGACTTTTTGGAATTGCAACTTTTTCAGATACGATTTCTCCTTTTTTACCGACGCTTGAAAAGATCATCGCCAACACGGGAAGACATAAAACAACTCCCCAACCTGCAATGAGAAGGGCAGCATTGGGATAATTTTCATACCCTTTTGAAATTAGTTTTATGGTTTCAGATATGATCAAAGCAAAGATGATAAGCGGAAGGATTAATTTGATCAGGTAATTCCATAATTTTCCAATCTTGATCTCCGAATAGGAATTGGCATATTCCCTGAGTCTATCCAATTTGAAAAACCAGCCCAGAACAATGCATTCGACCAACACAACAGCACATAATCCGAAAAATTCGATCCATTTGTCAACAATGTCCAGCCAGAAAAGTCCGGCTCCGGTCGTGAATATTAAACCAACAATTAATCCGGCAAGAGCGACCGTAATATTAGATCGTTTTATGCCCCAGCCAAATTTATCCCGCACAGAAGAAGAAACAGCTTCCAGCAATGAAAAAGCGGAATCGATTGCCAGAGTTAACAGCATAAGGAAAAAGATAATTCCGAAAATACGGGCAAACGGCAGGTTATTAATTATGGTCGGATAAGTAATGAAAGCAAGTCCGGGTCCTCCACTGAGAACTTTTTCTACGGCTTGTCCGCTGATGTGGGCATAATAACCGAGAGAACCGAAAACAGCAAAACCACCCAGAAACGAAGTTGCACAATTGCTTAAAGTGATGATGATGGAGCTGTTGATGATTTCCGCATCTTTCTGCAGGAAACTGGCGTAAGCGATCATAATTCCAAAACCTACGGAGAGCGAATAAAAAATCTGTCCGTATGCTGTGATCCAGACACTTGGATTTAACAATTCTTTAAAATGCGGTTGTAAATAATATGTGATCCCGACCAGAGAACCGGGAAGTGTTACTCCTCTGATCACAAAAACGATCAGCAGCAACCAGGGCAGAAAAACAGTTACATAAACAACTTTAGATACTGTTTTTGCTCCTTTCCAAACTGCTCCGACAATCAGTATCCAACCTACGAGCAGGGAAATTAAAATCGGTAATCGAAAACCTCCAAGATGAAAAGGATTGTCTGTTAATCCCAGAAAGTTGCTGAAGAAAAAATCTTTGGTGTTTTCTCCCCATGCCTGGGTAAAGGAAAATACCGAATAATTCAATCCCCAAGCCATTACTACAGCATAATAGGAAACAATGACAAATCCCACAAAAACTGCCCACCAGCCGACCCATTCAAATTTCTTTCCTATTTTCCGAAATGAAAGGGGAGCAGCGAGTTTAAAATGATGTCCCAAACTGAGTTCCATGATCAATAATGGAATTCCAGCTGTGATCATAGCAATAATATAGGCAATTAAAAATGCTCCTCCGCCATTCTCATAACATTTGAACGGGAAACGCCAGATATTTCCCAAACCGATCGCAGAACCGATCGCAGCAAGAATAAATGCTCTTCTGCTCGACCAATTTTCTCTTCCTGCCATTATTTTTTCCCTCCTCTCTTTTTTTTATTGAGATAAACTGAAAAAACTGAAATAAACTGAATATTATCTTAATTTAATTTTCAATCATTATTGCTTTCAATCGATCATCGAACAACTCTAAATATCTCTTTTTTGCTTCCTCACTCAAATAAGAATTTTTTATCCATTCATAAACTTTATCTTTTTTCTTCATATATTCTTCCAAAAATCTTTCTGCTCTCATTTTTTTATTATAAAAAATTCGGCAAGTTTTAAAAATCGATTTTTTTATAAAAACCGTTTAATTTTAAAACTTTCTGTTTCATGATCCTTGAAAAGATCAAGAGCCATTCCGGTTTCAGACGGGAAATGAATAGCAGTATTTATCAGATCGTAGGCAGGAGATATTAAAAAAACTGCAACCTTTCACTCTCGTGCAACTCACATAGAACTTATCCCAAGATTCATCATCTCCTGCGGAGATGCCCGAGCTTAGGACAAGTTTCAAGTTTCCTACCACTTAATTCCTCTCTTTCTTAATAAATCCTGCGACTCTTTATGACCCAATCGGGCTGCTTTCTGAAATGATTCGATCGCTTTTTTTGGTCTTTTATTTTTCTGAAAATGCAAACCTAAAGCATAATAAGCAAGCGGCAGTTTGGGATTTATTTCAATCGCTTTCTGGAAATTTGCAACCGCTTTTTTATGATCACCTATCAATTTGTATGCTTGTGCCAGACCTAAATAGGCTGCGGCAAAATCCGGTTTTATCTTTAAAGATCGATTTAATAAAACAATCGCTTCCTCTACTTCCCCTTTTTTACTTAAAACCGCACTTAAACCGACCAAAGAATGAGTATGCTCGGGATTCAATTCTAGAGCTTTTCTGAAATTAAATTCAGCAACATCGATATTTCTGGAATACATCGCGTTTTTTCCTTTTTGAAAGAAATCTTCCGCTGAAAGTTCGTTGCTTTTCTGCTTATATTCGTCCCTGATATTCCCTTTTTCCAATTCATCTTTA
The Candidatus Cloacimonadota bacterium genome window above contains:
- a CDS encoding sodium-dependent transporter, with protein sequence MAGRENWSSRRAFILAAIGSAIGLGNIWRFPFKCYENGGGAFLIAYIIAMITAGIPLLIMELSLGHHFKLAAPLSFRKIGKKFEWVGWWAVFVGFVIVSYYAVVMAWGLNYSVFSFTQAWGENTKDFFFSNFLGLTDNPFHLGGFRLPILISLLVGWILIVGAVWKGAKTVSKVVYVTVFLPWLLLIVFVIRGVTLPGSLVGITYYLQPHFKELLNPSVWITAYGQIFYSLSVGFGIMIAYASFLQKDAEIINSSIIITLSNCATSFLGGFAVFGSLGYYAHISGQAVEKVLSGGPGLAFITYPTIINNLPFARIFGIIFFLMLLTLAIDSAFSLLEAVSSSVRDKFGWGIKRSNITVALAGLIVGLIFTTGAGLFWLDIVDKWIEFFGLCAVVLVECIVLGWFFKLDRLREYANSYSEIKIGKLWNYLIKLILPLIIFALIISETIKLISKGYENYPNAALLIAGWGVVLCLPVLAMIFSSVGKKGEIVSEKVAIPKSPFINDIGFKRFNRYLYSILILGFILAVFIILSFYFVSLKPLIIFFVAAYIFLTLIGGAIYFTIISIKDDEKRDEWAKEAFPEK
- a CDS encoding tyrosine recombinase XerD, translated to MNNKELSPHNQSYLHNFTFHLKVEKGLSPNTVESYLNDIRNLLIVSSKKVEEINSNDIVNYFVSMQEIGISNTSIARKRSSLKAFFKFLAEEEVSISLNIEEIPAIRISRKLPDVLSVREMLHLLDNIETSDALGLRNKAMLELMYASGLRISEVLELSLHDIFWNEKVVRVMGKGRKQRIVPVAENSLFFIQNYYKKGRPELKKDNETDIFFLNRFGRKLSRMGVWKIIEKISLQAGIKKHISPHTFRHSCATHLLEAGANLRIVQELLGHVSINTTQIYTNIDRNFIIKEHRLYHPRG
- a CDS encoding tetratricopeptide repeat protein, with protein sequence MNKKIIHVLFLICIFFQILHSKTFIREYTYQASEADSKITSRAIALEQVKRLLLEEIGMYVHATVQNEEIEVSGEVRELTSKQIEIISAGITETEILEETWNGEIYYIKAEIQVDENDVLKRLDNAINDDEYRAELEESQKNTEAALLEIERLRNELAETKDELEKGNIRDEYKQKSNELSAEDFFQKGKNAMYSRNIDVAEFNFRKALELNPEHTHSLVGLSAVLSKKGEVEEAIVLLNRSLKIKPDFAAAYLGLAQAYKLIGDHKKAVANFQKAIEINPKLPLAYYALGLHFQKNKRPKKAIESFQKAARLGHKESQDLLRKRGIKW